A single region of the Streptomyces virginiae genome encodes:
- a CDS encoding VOC family protein codes for MAAFVEGAPCWVDASLPDVEAGKRFYGELFGWTFAEGAGAEYGHYTQAYSRGRNVAALAPKPDGRMPTVWGIYLYTTDAYACAQRIRAAGGQMVMDPMPVGPYGTAAMAADPGGAVFGLWQPGTHHGFDAQQEPYTYCWSEVYTRARDAVDAFYAKVFGYVPQDQDDAGVEYRIWSPPGSAPGTDTAVLGRSLITEAFPEAMPAHFLAYFAVPDCDQSVISVQRLGGRVTADPFDTPYGRIAVVADNQGAVFGLLSEPRTKPEA; via the coding sequence ATGGCCGCATTCGTCGAAGGCGCACCCTGCTGGGTGGACGCCTCGCTTCCGGACGTCGAGGCGGGCAAGCGCTTCTACGGTGAGCTCTTCGGGTGGACCTTCGCCGAAGGCGCGGGCGCCGAGTACGGCCACTACACGCAGGCCTACAGCCGCGGCCGCAACGTCGCCGCCCTCGCACCCAAGCCCGACGGCCGCATGCCCACCGTCTGGGGGATCTACCTCTACACCACCGACGCCTACGCCTGTGCCCAACGCATCCGCGCCGCCGGCGGCCAGATGGTGATGGACCCGATGCCGGTCGGCCCGTACGGCACCGCGGCCATGGCCGCCGACCCCGGCGGCGCCGTCTTCGGCCTGTGGCAACCGGGCACCCACCACGGCTTCGACGCCCAGCAGGAGCCGTACACGTACTGCTGGAGCGAGGTCTACACACGGGCCCGCGACGCCGTCGACGCCTTCTACGCCAAGGTCTTCGGCTACGTCCCGCAGGACCAGGACGACGCCGGCGTCGAGTACCGCATCTGGTCCCCGCCCGGGAGCGCGCCCGGCACGGACACCGCCGTCCTCGGCCGCAGCCTGATCACCGAGGCCTTCCCCGAGGCCATGCCCGCGCACTTCCTCGCCTACTTCGCCGTGCCGGACTGCGATCAGTCGGTCATCAGCGTGCAGCGGCTCGGCGGGCGGGTCACCGCCGACCCCTTCGACACCCCCTACGGGCGGATCGCGGTCGTCGCCGACAACCAGGGGGCGGTCTTCGGCCTGCTCTCGGAGCCCCGCACGAAGCCGGAGGCGTGA
- a CDS encoding TetR family transcriptional regulator: MTGQVRTVDGRVAGRRGQATRQKLLDCLSEMLSSSPYRDVKVIDVARKAGTSPATFYQYFPDVEGAVLEIAEQMATEGAQLTSLVEGRTWVGKSGWAAAEELVEGFLEFWRRNDAILRVVDLGAAEGDKRFYKIRMKILNSVTNSLTESMKELQAKGKVDKDISPAAMAGSLVAMLAAVASHQKGFQTWGVKQAELKPNLALLVHLGITGKKPTK; this comes from the coding sequence ATGACAGGACAAGTACGCACCGTCGACGGGCGTGTCGCCGGCCGGCGCGGCCAGGCGACGCGGCAGAAGCTGCTCGACTGCCTCAGCGAGATGCTCAGCTCCTCGCCGTACCGCGACGTCAAAGTGATCGACGTCGCCCGCAAGGCCGGTACCTCCCCCGCGACCTTCTACCAGTACTTCCCGGACGTCGAGGGCGCCGTCCTGGAGATCGCCGAACAAATGGCCACCGAGGGCGCGCAGTTGACGTCGCTCGTCGAGGGCCGGACCTGGGTCGGCAAGTCAGGTTGGGCCGCCGCCGAGGAACTCGTCGAGGGTTTCCTGGAGTTCTGGCGCCGCAACGACGCGATCCTGCGGGTCGTCGACCTCGGCGCGGCCGAGGGCGACAAGCGCTTCTACAAGATCCGCATGAAGATCCTGAACTCGGTCACCAACTCCCTCACGGAATCGATGAAGGAGCTCCAGGCCAAGGGCAAGGTCGACAAGGACATCAGCCCCGCGGCGATGGCCGGCTCCCTGGTCGCGATGCTGGCCGCGGTCGCCTCGCACCAGAAGGGCTTCCAGACCTGGGGCGTCAAGCAGGCCGAGCTCAAGCCGAACCTGGCGCTGCTCGTCCACCTCGGCATCACGGGCAAGAAGCCCACGAAGTAG
- a CDS encoding nitroreductase family deazaflavin-dependent oxidoreductase, translated as MAPGVKLMQKVSSTLLFAKIAPHFIPAMDKAVHKLTRGKVILSAQMLPGVILTAKGAKTGEPRTTPLACMPEKGGTTWILIGSNFGRPGHPAWTGNLLKHPDADVSWQGRDIPVRARLLAGEERAEAWQAVLRFWPPYATYQARIEREIRLFRLERR; from the coding sequence ATGGCTCCCGGCGTCAAGCTGATGCAGAAGGTCTCCTCGACCCTGCTCTTCGCCAAGATCGCACCGCACTTCATCCCCGCCATGGACAAGGCGGTGCACAAGCTGACCCGCGGCAAGGTCATCCTCAGCGCCCAGATGCTGCCGGGCGTGATCCTCACCGCCAAGGGCGCCAAGACCGGTGAGCCGCGCACGACCCCGCTCGCCTGCATGCCGGAGAAGGGCGGGACGACGTGGATCCTGATCGGTTCCAACTTCGGCCGGCCCGGGCACCCGGCATGGACCGGGAACCTGCTCAAGCACCCGGACGCGGACGTGAGTTGGCAAGGCCGGGACATCCCCGTCCGGGCCCGGCTGCTGGCGGGTGAGGAACGCGCGGAGGCGTGGCAGGCGGTGCTGAGGTTCTGGCCGCCGTACGCGACGTACCAGGCGCGCATCGAGCGCGAGATCCGGTTGTTCCGCCTGGAGCGTCGCTGA
- a CDS encoding acyl-CoA dehydrogenase family protein: MDAAFTAEQDEIRRTLREILGKRCGPDEVKAAVRTAAGHDRELWQQLARQLGLPGIAVAEEYGGVGCSPADLVLACEETGRALLPSPLLATAALCAPLITALGGDDQRSALLPPLATGGLTAALAVSGPALATALALTGEDPSGQWSGGGRAGGVQARAVTADDAGHGGGWRLYGEAAQVLDGHSAGLLLVAAHTGGFARSRTLLFLVRQDAPGLVRSRQAVLDETRPQARIELRDVPAELLGDEGADVLGALAATGRTAAAVLAAEAVGAAGQALDRTVEYVRQREQFGRAIGSFQAVKHRLADLYVRVQAARSAVYYSAWDPDQGGLALAQALETLRVTAGEAIQLHGGIGFTWEHDAHLYFKRAAADELLFGPVHRLRAHAADRAGLFADPATAPVEASAASSATPPPAPTPASTAPRTSPPPPPPAQEKVAV, encoded by the coding sequence ATGGATGCCGCCTTCACCGCGGAGCAGGACGAGATACGCCGTACCCTGCGCGAGATCCTGGGCAAACGCTGCGGCCCCGACGAGGTCAAGGCCGCCGTCCGCACCGCCGCCGGACACGACCGCGAGCTCTGGCAGCAGCTCGCCCGGCAGCTCGGGCTGCCGGGCATCGCCGTCGCCGAGGAGTACGGCGGTGTCGGCTGCTCGCCCGCCGACCTGGTCCTGGCCTGCGAGGAGACCGGGCGGGCGCTGCTGCCCTCGCCGCTGCTGGCCACCGCCGCCCTGTGCGCGCCCCTGATCACCGCCCTCGGTGGCGACGACCAGCGCTCCGCGCTGCTCCCGCCGCTGGCGACGGGCGGGCTGACCGCCGCCCTCGCCGTCAGTGGCCCGGCGCTGGCCACCGCCCTCGCGCTGACCGGCGAGGACCCCTCCGGGCAGTGGTCCGGTGGCGGCCGCGCGGGCGGCGTCCAGGCCCGGGCCGTCACCGCCGACGATGCCGGGCACGGAGGCGGCTGGCGGTTGTACGGGGAAGCCGCCCAGGTGCTCGACGGGCACAGCGCCGGGCTGCTGCTCGTCGCCGCGCACACCGGCGGCTTCGCGCGCAGCCGCACGCTGCTGTTCCTCGTACGGCAGGACGCGCCCGGGCTCGTACGGTCCCGGCAGGCCGTCCTGGACGAGACCCGCCCGCAGGCCAGGATCGAACTGCGGGACGTCCCGGCCGAGTTGCTCGGCGACGAAGGGGCGGATGTGCTCGGCGCGCTCGCCGCGACCGGGCGTACCGCCGCGGCCGTGCTGGCCGCCGAGGCGGTCGGGGCGGCCGGGCAGGCGTTGGACCGCACGGTGGAGTACGTACGTCAGCGCGAGCAGTTCGGCCGGGCGATCGGCTCCTTCCAGGCGGTCAAGCACCGCCTCGCCGACCTGTATGTGCGGGTGCAGGCGGCCCGCTCGGCGGTCTACTACTCGGCCTGGGACCCGGACCAGGGAGGCCTCGCGCTCGCGCAGGCCCTGGAGACCCTACGGGTGACCGCGGGCGAGGCGATCCAGTTGCACGGCGGGATCGGCTTCACCTGGGAGCACGACGCGCACCTCTACTTCAAGCGGGCGGCGGCCGACGAGTTGCTGTTCGGCCCGGTCCACCGGCTGCGGGCGCACGCCGCCGACCGGGCGGGCCTGTTCGCGGATCCGGCGACGGCTCCGGTCGAGGCCTCGGCGGCATCTTCCGCCACGCCCCCGCCCGCGCCGACGCCCGCCTCCACGGCCCCGCGCACGTCCCCACCCCCGCCCCCGCCCGCACAAGAGAAGGTGGCCGTCTGA
- a CDS encoding thiolase C-terminal domain-containing protein, with protein MPGPTSGPTTGPTTGPLSGPTPEAATGAATRPRRRVAVVGVALSDCGRVDGPTPYALHAQAARRALADSGLDRSVIDGFASAGLGTLAPVEVAEYLGLRPTWVDSTSVGGSTWEVMAAHAADAIAAGHANAVLLVYGSTARADIKARRRTSNLSFGARGPLQFEVPYGHTLISKYAMAARRHMHEYGTTLEQLASVAVQARANAATNPDAMFRDPITVEDVLGGDMIADPFTKLHCCIRSDGGCAVLLAAEDYVPDTAKAPVWILGTGTSVSHTTMSEWEDFTVSPAAVSGRIAFERAGLTPADVDLAEIYDAFTYMTLVTLEDLGFCAKGEGGAFVEKGRLLRDGELPVNTDGGGLSACHPGMRGLFLLVEAVRQLRGEAGAGQVTKPGGRLPEVALASGTGGWFCSSGTVLLGRD; from the coding sequence ATGCCTGGACCCACATCTGGACCCACCACCGGACCCACAACCGGCCCCCTGTCCGGACCCACGCCCGAAGCGGCGACCGGAGCGGCGACCCGGCCCCGCCGGAGGGTCGCGGTCGTCGGCGTCGCCCTCTCGGACTGCGGCCGGGTCGACGGCCCCACCCCCTACGCCCTGCACGCGCAGGCCGCCCGCCGCGCCCTGGCCGACTCCGGCCTGGACCGCTCCGTCATCGACGGCTTCGCCTCGGCCGGCCTGGGCACACTCGCACCGGTCGAGGTGGCCGAGTACCTGGGCCTGCGCCCCACCTGGGTCGACTCCACCTCGGTCGGCGGCTCCACCTGGGAGGTCATGGCCGCCCACGCGGCGGACGCCATCGCCGCCGGGCACGCCAACGCCGTCCTGCTGGTCTACGGCTCCACGGCCCGCGCGGACATCAAGGCGCGGCGCCGCACGTCCAACCTCTCCTTCGGAGCGCGCGGACCGCTGCAGTTCGAGGTCCCGTACGGCCACACGCTGATCTCCAAGTACGCCATGGCCGCCCGCCGCCACATGCACGAGTACGGGACGACACTGGAGCAGCTCGCCTCCGTGGCCGTACAGGCCCGCGCGAACGCCGCGACGAACCCGGACGCCATGTTCCGCGACCCGATCACGGTCGAGGACGTCCTCGGCGGCGACATGATCGCCGACCCCTTCACCAAACTGCACTGCTGCATCCGCTCGGACGGCGGCTGCGCGGTGCTCCTGGCGGCGGAGGACTACGTACCGGACACCGCCAAGGCTCCCGTCTGGATCCTGGGAACGGGCACGTCCGTCTCCCACACCACCATGTCGGAGTGGGAGGACTTCACCGTGTCCCCGGCCGCCGTCTCGGGCCGCATCGCCTTCGAACGCGCCGGCCTCACCCCGGCGGACGTGGACCTCGCGGAGATCTACGACGCCTTCACCTACATGACCCTGGTGACCCTGGAGGACCTCGGCTTCTGCGCGAAGGGCGAGGGCGGGGCCTTCGTGGAGAAGGGTCGCCTGCTGCGCGACGGGGAACTCCCGGTCAACACCGACGGAGGCGGCCTCTCGGCCTGCCACCCCGGCATGCGCGGCCTGTTCCTCCTGGTCGAAGCGGTCCGCCAACTCCGCGGCGAGGCGGGGGCCGGCCAGGTCACCAAACCCGGCGGCCGCCTCCCGGAGGTCGCCCTGGCCTCGGGCACGGGCGGCTGGTTCTGCTCGTCGGGAACGGTCCTGCTGGGCCGGGACTGA
- a CDS encoding DUF4287 domain-containing protein, with the protein MAETVKGPASYFPSIEKKYGRPIGEWQDLIRSSPLTKHMELVAWLKTEHGLGHGHANALVAHTLAEGE; encoded by the coding sequence ATGGCCGAGACAGTGAAGGGCCCCGCCAGCTACTTCCCCTCGATCGAGAAGAAGTACGGACGTCCGATCGGGGAGTGGCAGGACCTGATTCGGTCCTCGCCGCTGACCAAGCACATGGAGTTGGTCGCGTGGCTCAAGACCGAGCACGGCCTCGGCCACGGTCACGCCAACGCCCTCGTCGCGCACACCCTCGCCGAGGGCGAGTAG
- a CDS encoding pyridoxine/pyridoxamine 5'-phosphate oxidase, with the protein MSSEDSQSSPDAFRATLHSLRVWDSPLPGFDTAAAPAEPVALFREWFVHAARAGQLEPHTMSLATVDGRGRPDVRTLMLHDVDARGWHFASHATSAKGVQLAGRPEAALGFYWPSVGRQVRVRGRVTACGPEESRADLAVRSRGALAAALTGRQSEVLASVEELARVSAAAWERAGAEPDAPAPTWTRYVLDPVEVEFFQGDAARRHVRLRYSRTAGGSWDRELLWP; encoded by the coding sequence ATGAGCAGCGAAGACAGCCAGAGCAGCCCCGACGCGTTCCGTGCCACCCTGCACTCCCTGCGCGTATGGGACTCCCCCTTGCCCGGCTTCGACACCGCGGCTGCCCCCGCCGAGCCCGTGGCGCTCTTCCGGGAGTGGTTCGTGCACGCCGCGCGGGCGGGGCAGTTGGAGCCGCACACCATGAGTCTGGCGACGGTGGACGGGCGGGGGCGGCCCGATGTGCGGACGTTGATGCTGCACGACGTCGACGCGCGCGGCTGGCACTTCGCCTCGCACGCCACCAGTGCCAAGGGTGTGCAGTTGGCCGGGCGGCCGGAGGCGGCGCTCGGGTTCTACTGGCCGAGCGTGGGCCGTCAGGTCCGTGTCCGGGGTCGGGTCACCGCCTGTGGGCCCGAGGAGAGCCGGGCGGACCTGGCGGTCCGCTCGCGCGGTGCGCTCGCCGCCGCGCTCACCGGCCGGCAGAGCGAGGTGCTCGCTTCCGTGGAGGAGCTGGCGCGGGTCTCGGCGGCGGCCTGGGAGCGGGCCGGAGCCGAGCCGGACGCGCCGGCTCCGACCTGGACGCGGTACGTACTGGACCCCGTCGAGGTGGAGTTCTTCCAGGGGGACGCCGCGCGCCGGCACGTCCGCCTGCGGTACTCCCGTACCGCGGGCGGATCCTGGGACCGTGAGCTGCTCTGGCCCTGA
- a CDS encoding Zn-ribbon domain-containing OB-fold protein, with protein MSGTARYDLPEVDEFTRPYWEAAAEGRLLLRRCADCGRAHHYPREFCPFCWAGEDRVTWEPASGRATLYTWSVIHRNDLPPFGTRVPYTAAVVDLAEGPRMMTEVVDCEAADLSIGMPLTVTFREAADGVRVAVFRPEPPR; from the coding sequence GTGAGCGGCACCGCGCGCTACGACCTCCCCGAGGTGGACGAGTTCACCCGCCCCTACTGGGAAGCGGCGGCCGAGGGCCGGCTCCTGCTCCGGCGCTGCGCCGACTGCGGACGGGCCCACCACTACCCCCGCGAGTTCTGCCCGTTCTGCTGGGCGGGCGAGGACCGTGTGACGTGGGAGCCGGCGAGCGGCCGGGCCACCCTCTACACATGGTCGGTGATCCACCGCAACGACCTCCCGCCGTTCGGCACGCGCGTCCCCTACACGGCGGCGGTCGTCGACCTCGCCGAAGGCCCGCGGATGATGACCGAGGTGGTGGACTGCGAGGCGGCCGACCTGAGCATCGGCATGCCACTGACGGTCACCTTCCGCGAGGCCGCGGACGGGGTGCGGGTCGCGGTCTTCCGGCCCGAGCCACCGCGCTGA
- a CDS encoding flavin-containing monooxygenase — protein sequence MPGDPTAPDMTTQPRPVYVIGAGPGGLAAAAALRARGVRAVVVEKSDGVGASWRRHYDRLRLHTTRRLSALPGLPMPRRFGRWVSRDDVVRYLEKYAEFHELELVTGVEVTRIEPAAPEGEGGWVLHASGGRELAAAAVVVATGFNHTPALPDWPGRDAYEGRLLHAREYRNPQPYAGQDVLVVGVGNTGAEIAVDLVEGGAARVRLAVRTAPHIMRRSTAGWPAQRSGILVRRLPARLVDRLGALVAKASVPDLSAYGLPRPTTGLYSRVKQGSIPVQDVGLIDAVRGGKVEPVAAVEAFDGAEVVLADGSRIAPDTVIAATGYRRALEELVGHLGVLDERGRPRTQGARSPAQAPGLYFTGFSNPISGMFREMAMDAEKIAKAISRRSGAGAS from the coding sequence ATGCCCGGAGACCCCACAGCACCCGACATGACCACCCAGCCCCGCCCCGTGTACGTGATCGGGGCAGGCCCCGGCGGCCTCGCCGCGGCCGCCGCGCTGCGCGCCCGCGGGGTCCGCGCGGTGGTCGTCGAGAAGTCCGACGGGGTCGGCGCCTCCTGGCGGCGGCACTACGACCGGCTGCGCCTGCACACCACGCGCCGCCTCTCCGCCCTCCCGGGTCTGCCCATGCCGCGCCGCTTCGGGCGCTGGGTCTCCCGCGACGACGTCGTGCGCTATCTGGAGAAGTACGCCGAGTTCCATGAGTTGGAGCTGGTCACCGGGGTGGAGGTGACCCGGATCGAACCCGCCGCCCCCGAGGGCGAGGGCGGCTGGGTCCTGCACGCCAGTGGCGGCCGCGAGCTGGCGGCAGCGGCCGTGGTCGTCGCGACCGGCTTCAACCACACGCCCGCGCTTCCCGACTGGCCGGGCCGGGACGCGTACGAGGGCCGGCTGCTGCACGCCCGCGAGTACCGCAACCCCCAGCCGTACGCCGGCCAGGACGTCCTCGTCGTCGGCGTCGGCAACACGGGCGCCGAGATAGCAGTGGACCTCGTCGAGGGCGGCGCGGCGCGGGTGCGGCTCGCCGTGCGCACCGCGCCGCACATCATGCGCCGCTCCACCGCCGGCTGGCCGGCGCAGCGCAGTGGGATCCTCGTACGCCGGTTGCCCGCGCGGCTCGTGGACCGGCTGGGCGCGCTCGTCGCGAAGGCCTCGGTACCGGACCTGTCGGCGTACGGGCTTCCGCGCCCGACCACCGGCCTGTACAGCAGGGTCAAGCAGGGGTCGATACCGGTTCAGGACGTCGGCCTGATCGACGCGGTGCGCGGCGGCAAGGTCGAGCCCGTGGCGGCCGTCGAGGCCTTCGACGGCGCGGAGGTGGTGCTCGCGGACGGCTCGCGGATCGCTCCGGACACGGTGATCGCGGCGACCGGCTACCGCCGGGCCCTGGAGGAGTTGGTCGGCCACCTGGGGGTGCTCGACGAGCGCGGCCGCCCGCGTACGCAGGGCGCCCGCTCCCCCGCGCAGGCCCCCGGCCTGTACTTCACCGGCTTCTCGAACCCCATCAGCGGCATGTTCCGCGAGATGGCGATGGACGCGGAGAAGATCGCCAAGGCGATCTCCCGGCGGTCCGGTGCGGGCGCCTCGTGA
- a CDS encoding SCO4225 family membrane protein: MTAWSEPLSRGYLVLLTVCAVWSMAGGVGLGEDGRLVRNIAVVLTLPWLLVVHLFLVVTQVDTWLLGYTFYFESPAWLFEPLWVLYCLTAGLLNARLLARISRSTREAGSAPWWVPTFTVLFFAGMFALWHA; encoded by the coding sequence GTGACCGCGTGGAGCGAGCCGCTGTCCCGGGGCTACCTGGTGCTGCTCACGGTGTGCGCGGTGTGGTCCATGGCCGGCGGTGTCGGGCTCGGCGAGGACGGCCGGCTGGTCCGCAACATCGCGGTGGTGCTGACCCTGCCCTGGCTCCTCGTCGTGCACCTTTTCCTCGTCGTCACCCAGGTCGACACCTGGCTGCTCGGCTACACCTTCTACTTCGAGTCGCCGGCCTGGCTCTTCGAGCCGCTGTGGGTGCTCTACTGCCTGACCGCCGGACTGCTGAACGCCCGACTGCTGGCCCGTATATCGCGCTCGACGCGGGAGGCGGGATCCGCGCCGTGGTGGGTTCCGACGTTCACCGTGCTCTTCTTCGCCGGGATGTTCGCCCTCTGGCACGCCTGA
- a CDS encoding acetate--CoA ligase family protein has protein sequence MLGSTHGTLTTDFRARVEACGESPRTAVHSSAAPSADDAVPLDVSGRPLHADVPDLDRFFRPESVAVIGASDAEGRPNTGITRQLIAWAERVGARIHPVHPTRPTVFGLTCHASVADLPEQVDLAVLLVADPLPVVEELAETKVKFAVAFASGFAETGDAGAAAQERLGAAVRGSGLRLLGPNTNLNAFEKFREDLDGPAIALITQSGHQGRPVYTLQELGIRLSHWAPTGNEADLETSDFISYFAEQPEVGAIACYVEGLKDGRSFLLAADRAARNGVPVVAVKVGRTETGARMAASHTGKLTGADTVVDAAMRQFGVIRVDGLDELQDTAALLARARRPQADGVVVYSISGGTGAHFSDLATEAGLTLPTLSQAKQDELHQWIPDYLNVANPVDNGGHPVGDWRGRKIIDAILADPEVGVLICPITGPFPPMSDKLAQDLVDAAEQSDKLICVIWGSPVGTEDAYRTTLLGSSRVATFRTFGNCITAVRAYLGHHRFTTGYRSPFEDAPRTPSPSYRKAQALMRPSQQLSEHAAKQLLRAYGIRVPREQLVTSAAAAVRAAGLVGYPVVMKASGPQLGHKTELGLVKIGLTSASQIRDAYRELTDIARYENVPLDGILVCQMVERGVEMVVGVTQDDLFGPTVTVGLGGVLVEVLHDAAVRVPPFGEDQARAMLRELRGHALLEGVRGAPPADVDALVEVVLRIQRMALELGDELSELDINPLMVLPRGQGAVALDALAICR, from the coding sequence ATGCTTGGATCTACTCACGGCACCCTCACCACCGACTTCCGCGCACGTGTCGAGGCCTGCGGGGAGTCTCCCAGGACCGCCGTCCACTCGTCGGCGGCCCCGTCCGCCGACGACGCGGTCCCCCTGGACGTCAGCGGACGCCCGCTGCACGCCGACGTGCCCGACCTGGACCGGTTCTTCCGGCCCGAATCCGTGGCCGTCATCGGCGCCTCCGACGCGGAGGGCCGACCGAACACCGGCATCACGCGCCAGCTCATCGCCTGGGCGGAACGCGTCGGTGCCCGGATCCACCCCGTGCACCCCACCCGCCCCACCGTCTTCGGCCTGACCTGCCACGCCTCCGTGGCCGACCTGCCCGAACAGGTGGACCTCGCCGTCCTCCTCGTCGCCGACCCGCTCCCCGTCGTCGAGGAACTGGCGGAGACCAAGGTCAAGTTCGCGGTCGCCTTCGCCTCCGGTTTCGCCGAGACCGGCGACGCCGGCGCCGCCGCCCAGGAGCGGCTCGGCGCCGCCGTCCGCGGCTCCGGCCTGCGCCTGCTGGGCCCCAACACCAACCTCAACGCCTTCGAGAAGTTCCGCGAGGACCTCGACGGCCCGGCGATCGCCCTCATCACCCAGTCCGGCCACCAGGGCCGACCCGTCTACACGCTGCAGGAGCTGGGCATCCGGCTCTCCCACTGGGCGCCCACCGGCAACGAGGCGGACCTGGAGACCTCCGACTTCATCTCCTACTTCGCCGAGCAGCCCGAGGTCGGTGCCATCGCCTGCTACGTGGAGGGCCTCAAGGACGGTCGGTCCTTCCTGCTCGCCGCCGACCGGGCCGCACGCAACGGCGTCCCGGTCGTCGCCGTCAAGGTGGGCCGCACCGAGACCGGCGCCCGCATGGCCGCCTCCCACACCGGGAAGCTGACCGGCGCCGACACCGTCGTGGACGCCGCCATGCGCCAGTTCGGCGTCATCCGCGTCGACGGCCTCGACGAGCTCCAGGACACCGCCGCCCTGCTCGCCCGGGCCCGGAGGCCGCAGGCCGACGGGGTCGTCGTCTACTCCATCTCCGGCGGCACCGGGGCGCACTTCTCCGACCTGGCCACGGAGGCCGGCCTGACGCTGCCGACCTTGTCGCAGGCCAAGCAGGACGAGCTCCACCAGTGGATCCCCGACTACCTGAACGTCGCCAACCCCGTCGACAACGGCGGGCACCCCGTCGGCGACTGGCGCGGCCGCAAGATCATCGACGCGATCCTCGCCGACCCCGAGGTGGGCGTCCTGATCTGCCCGATCACCGGCCCCTTCCCGCCCATGAGCGACAAGCTCGCCCAGGACCTGGTCGACGCCGCCGAACAGAGCGACAAGCTGATCTGCGTCATCTGGGGCTCCCCCGTCGGCACCGAGGACGCCTACCGCACCACCCTCCTCGGCTCCTCCCGCGTGGCCACCTTCCGTACCTTCGGCAACTGCATCACCGCCGTCCGCGCCTACCTCGGCCACCACCGCTTCACCACCGGCTACCGCTCCCCCTTCGAGGACGCACCGCGCACACCCTCGCCCTCGTACCGCAAGGCGCAGGCCCTCATGCGGCCGTCGCAGCAGCTCAGCGAGCACGCGGCGAAGCAGCTCCTGCGCGCCTACGGGATACGGGTCCCCCGCGAGCAGCTCGTGACCAGCGCGGCGGCGGCCGTCCGCGCCGCCGGGCTGGTCGGCTACCCGGTGGTGATGAAGGCCTCGGGCCCGCAGCTGGGCCACAAGACGGAGCTCGGCCTCGTGAAGATCGGCCTCACCTCGGCGAGCCAGATCCGCGACGCGTACCGGGAGCTCACCGACATCGCGCGCTACGAGAACGTGCCGCTCGACGGGATCCTGGTCTGCCAGATGGTGGAGCGGGGCGTGGAGATGGTCGTCGGCGTGACCCAGGACGACCTCTTCGGCCCCACCGTCACCGTCGGGCTGGGCGGGGTCCTGGTGGAGGTCCTGCACGACGCGGCGGTCCGCGTGCCGCCGTTCGGCGAGGACCAGGCGCGGGCGATGCTGCGGGAGCTGCGCGGGCACGCGCTGCTGGAAGGCGTACGCGGGGCACCCCCGGCCGATGTGGACGCCCTGGTGGAGGTCGTGCTCCGCATCCAACGGATGGCCCTGGAACTGGGCGACGAGCTGTCCGAGCTGGACATCAACCCGCTGATGGTGCTCCCGCGCGGCCAGGGGGCGGTGGCCCTGGACGCCCTCGCCATCTGTCGCTGA
- a CDS encoding enoyl-CoA hydratase/isomerase family protein, which translates to MDEVLHRTENNVSWITLNRPEAMNAVTWDQRERIIALLAEASADPAVRAVVVTATGKGFCAGADLRGSPGAPAGERVAGDVARMIRLGAQRLITAVLDCEKPVVAAVNGTAAGIGAHLALACDLVIAAEAARFIEVFVRRGLVPDGGGAYLLPRLVGPQKAKELMFFGDAVPAVEAERLGLVNRVVPAEELEATAREWAERLAQGPTRALAMTKQLVNASLDGDRAAALAAEATAQEINMTTDDANEGVASYVERRTPKYLGR; encoded by the coding sequence ATGGACGAAGTCCTTCACCGCACCGAGAACAACGTCTCGTGGATCACCCTCAACCGCCCCGAGGCCATGAACGCCGTCACCTGGGACCAGCGCGAGCGCATCATCGCGCTGCTCGCCGAGGCCTCCGCCGACCCGGCCGTGCGGGCCGTCGTCGTCACCGCCACCGGCAAGGGCTTCTGCGCCGGCGCGGACCTGCGGGGAAGCCCGGGCGCCCCCGCGGGTGAGCGGGTCGCGGGCGATGTCGCCCGGATGATCCGCCTCGGCGCGCAGCGCCTGATCACGGCCGTGCTCGACTGCGAGAAGCCCGTCGTGGCCGCCGTCAACGGCACGGCCGCCGGTATCGGCGCGCACCTCGCCCTCGCCTGCGACCTCGTGATCGCCGCCGAAGCGGCCCGTTTCATCGAGGTGTTCGTCCGGCGCGGCCTGGTTCCCGACGGCGGGGGCGCGTATCTGCTGCCCCGGCTCGTCGGGCCGCAGAAGGCCAAGGAGCTGATGTTCTTCGGCGACGCCGTCCCGGCCGTCGAGGCCGAGCGCCTGGGCCTGGTCAACCGGGTGGTGCCGGCCGAGGAGCTGGAGGCGACGGCCCGGGAGTGGGCCGAGCGGCTGGCCCAGGGGCCCACGCGGGCACTGGCCATGACCAAGCAGTTGGTCAATGCCTCCCTGGACGGTGACCGGGCGGCCGCGCTCGCCGCGGAGGCCACCGCTCAGGAGATCAACATGACCACCGACGACGCGAACGAGGGCGTGGCGAGCTACGTGGAGCGTCGCACGCCCAAGTACCTCGGCCGCTGA